Proteins from a genomic interval of Rosa chinensis cultivar Old Blush chromosome 2, RchiOBHm-V2, whole genome shotgun sequence:
- the LOC121051298 gene encoding receptor-like protein EIX1, which yields MGHSSDSTALFLLLSFLLLSGTSYLDRVTLGFCNADPNVGCMDIERKALLKLREGLTDPSDRLSSWVGVDCCKWRGIGCNKTTGRVDSLNLRNPYVDVSESDDGTLHALGGEINPSLLVLKDLVDLDLSMNNFGGLELPSFIGSLEKITYLNLSGASFGGVIPANLGNLSKLLHLDLSNNAVESDLRWLSSPSSLQFLNLGGANLTKAAPYWLPTVNMLPSLLELHLPGCGLSILPPALPHINFTSLLLLDLSANGFNSTLSPWLFNLTELVNLDLSRNSLNGELPETLGSLTHLKNLD from the coding sequence ATGGGACACAGTAGTGACAGTACTGCATTGTTCCTCCTTCTTTCATTTTTACTACTATCAGGAACTTCATACCTTGACAGAGTCACACTTGGTTTCTGCAATGCAGATCCTAATGTGGGTTGCATGGATATCGAGAGGAAAGCCCTTCTGAAGCTCAGAGAGGGACTCACTGATCCTTCAGATCGGCTTTCATCTTGGGTTGGAGTAGATTGCTGCAAATGGAGAGGTATAGGCTGCAACAAGACAACTGGACGCGTGGATAGCCTTAATCTTCGCAACCCGTATGTAGATGTTTCGGAGAGTGATGATGGAACACTGCATGCTTTAGGAGGTGAGATCAATCCTTCATTGCTTGTTTTGAAAGATTTGGTTGACTTGGATTTGAGCATGAATAACTTTGGAGGTCTAGAACTTCCAAGTTTCATTGGATCACTAGAAAAAATAACATATCTCAATCTATCTGGTGCATCATTTGGTGGAGTAATTCCCGCCAATCTTGGAAACCTTTCAAAATTGCTTCATCTTGATCTCAGTAATAATGCTGTTGAGAGTGATCTCAGATGGCTTTCCAGTCCTTCTTCCTTACAGTTTCTTAACTTGGGAGGAGCAAACCTTACCAAGGCTGCACCATATTGGCTTCCCACTGTTAATATGCtcccttcacttcttgaattgCATTTGCCTGGCTGTGGACTTTCCATCCTTCCACCTGCTCTTCCTCATATCAATTTCACATCACTTTTGCTTCTTGACCTCTCTGCCAATGGTTTCAACTCCACACTTTCTCCCTGGTTGTTCAATCTGACTGAACTAGTCAACCTTGACCTAAGTAGGAACAGTCTCAATGGAGAACTTCCAGAAACACTCGGGAGTTTGACTCATCTGAAGAACCTTGAT
- the LOC112188945 gene encoding receptor-like protein EIX2 → MLCNLQSLELSINKVTGEITEFIDSLSICPNSSLERLDLGYNSLTGNLPNSLGLLKKLRYLTLWSNSFQGSIPESIGNLTSLEEFYLARNKLGGVIPESFGQLSSLVAVDLSENTWEGVVTEAHFLKLRSLKDVSIQKASPNISLIFNISSNWIPPFKLRFLNLRSCQLGPKFPAWLRNQTELVTVVLNNAKIADTIPDWFWQLDLLLDELDVAYNYQLGGKVPNSLRFSYPATVDLSSNLFEGPLPLWSRNVTSLDLRDNLFSGPIPSNIGDVMPSLSDLDISRNGLSGSIPLSLGNLSLLTTMVLSNNYLSGEIPHFWNNLPFLYIVDMSNNSLSGTIPISMDSLDSLLYLILSSNNLSGKLPSLRNCTGMKSLDLGENKFFGNIPAWIGESMLSLLILRLSSNSFTGSIPSQLCGLSNLHILDLSHNNLSGHIPRCVGNLSGLKTSVFSDKDTSYLYQGKLKVVAKGRVQDFDPTLYLVNSLDLSNNNLSGEMPRELTSLIKLWTLNLSMNHLTGVMPSRIGSMESIETLDLSLNQLSGSSPQSMVSLTFLNHLNLSYNNLSGTIPTGNQFNSLVDPSIYEGNAALCGYPLRDCQVNGGTPQGPSEGGEDTGFKMWGFIISMVIGFVMGFWGVCGSLIISKSWRKKYFHFTDKMIVACIRKYQRAPEI, encoded by the coding sequence ATGCTATGCAATTTGCAGTCTCTTGAACTTTCAATCAATAAAGTTACTGGTGAGATAACTGAGTTCATTGATAGTTTGTCTATATGCCCAAACAGCAGCTTAGAGAGGTTGGATTTAGGTTATAACAGTCTGACAGGAAATTTGCCTAATTCATTGGGACTTCTTAAGAAGTTAAGATACCTCACGTTGTGGTCCAACTCATTTCAGGGTTCTATCCCAGAATCTATTGGAAACTTGACATCTTTGGAGGAATTTTACCTTGCAAGAAATAAACTGGGTGGAGTCATCCCAGAAAGTTTTGGGCAGCTCTCATCACTCGTTGCGGTAGATCTGTCTGAAAACACATGGGAAGGTGTTGTAACAGAAGCTCATTTTCTGAAACTTCGAAGCTTAAAAGACGTGTCAATCCAGAAAGCCTCCCCAAACATTTCCCTAATTTTCAACATTAGTTCTAATTGGATACCTCCTTTCAAATTGAGATTCTTGAACCTTAGATCATGTCAACTGGGTCCCAAATTTCCTGCATGGCTTCGAAATCAGACTGAGCTTGTCACGGTGGTCCTCAATAATGCTAAGATTGCAGATACCATACCAGATTGGTTTTGGCAATTAGATTTGTTATTGGATGAACTAGATGTTGCTTACAATTATCAACTAGGCGGCAAGGTACCTAACTCGCTAAGGTTCAGCTATCCTGCTACTGTTGATTTGAGTTCAAACCTGTTTGAGGGCCCCCTCCCACTTTGGTCAAGAAACGTTACATCGCTGGACCTCAGGGATAATTTATTTTCGGGGCCAATTCCTTCGAACATTGGTGATGTGATGCCCTCCTTGTCAGATTTAGACATCTCTAGGAATGGTTTGAGTGGAAGCATTCCCCTGTCTTTAGGTAATCTAAGCCTACTGACAACCATGGTTCTCTCAAATAATTACTTGTCTGGTGAAATTCCTCATTTCTGGAACAATTTACCATTCTTGTATATTGTAGATATGTCAAACAACAGCCTCTCTGGTACAATTCCAATATCCATGGATTCTCTTGATTCACTCTTGTACTTGATTCTCTCTAGTAACAACTTGTCAGGCAAACTTCCTTCATTGAGAAACTGTACTGGCATGAAGAGTCTTGATCTTGGGGAAAATAAGTTCTTTGGAAACATTCCAGCGTGGATAGGAGAAAGCATGCTCTCTTTGTTGATTTTACGCTTGAGTTCCAACTCATTCACCGGAAGCATTCCTTCACAGTTGTGTGGCCTTTCCAATCTTCACATATTGGACCTCTCACACAATAACCTGTCTGGTCATATTCCCCGCTGTGTTGGTAACTTGAGTGGCTTGAAAACATCTGTATTCTCAGATAAAGATACATCATACCTTTACCAGGGAAAGTTGAAGGTGGTGGCAAAAGGAAGAGTGCAAGACTTCGATCCCACTCTCTATCTTGTTAATAGCCTAGATCTCTCAAACAATAACTTATCAGGTGAGATGCCGAGGGAGCTCACGAGCCTGATAAAGTTGTGGACCTTGAATTTATCCATGAATCATCTGACAGGAGTAATGCCATCAAGGATTGGGAGCATGGAGTCGATAGAAACTCTTGATTTGTCACTAAACCAGCTTTCAGGTTCCAGTCCACAGAGTATGGTTTCATTGACATTCTTGAATCATCTAAACCTCTCATACAACAACTTGTCTGGGACAATCCCAACAGGCAACCAGTTTAACAGCCTGGTTGATCCATCAATATATGAAGGCAATGCTGCTCTTTGTGGTTATCCGTTGCGTGATTGCCAAGTCAATGGCGGAACTCCTCAGGGTCCAAGTGAAGGTGGAGAAGACACTGGCTTTAAAATGTGGGGTTTCATCATCAGCATGGTGATCGGTTTCGTTATGGGGTTCTGGGGAGTTTGTGGGAGTTTGATCATCAGCAAGTCTTGGAGGAAGAAATATTTCCACTTCACTGACAAAATGATTGTTGCTTGTATACGGAAATACCAGAGGGCACCGGAAATTTAA